In Desulfobacterales bacterium, the genomic stretch TCCAAGGCGGAGCTGAAAGCGCAATTGGAAAAGATCGAGGCGGAATTGGAAGGAGGTGCGCGTGGGTGAAGCCGCCGCTGTCCGGAAGGGGTACAAACAGACTGAGGTCGGTATGATTCCAGATGATTGGGGCACGATTAGTGCGTACGACGCCTGTTTAAAAATTCAAGATGGAACTCACTTTTCACCACGGCCTGGCGGAAATGAATATCTCTACATTACCTCAAAGAATATCCGTTTCGGCTTTTTGGATATCTCTTCTGCTCCACGAATTGATGCTGCGCAACATCGGTCAATTTTTAAGCGCTGCGATGTTAGGCGTGGTGATCTGCTTCTCACAAAGGACGGAGCGAACACAGGTAACGTTGCTCTGAACACGCTTGATGAAGAATTCAGTCTGCTCTCAAGCGTCGCTTTCTTGAGGTTCCTTCCAGGCAAGCATATGGCAGAATATTTTCTACAGCAAATATTGACTTCACAGGGGCAACGTCAGATCCAAGATGCGATGGCGGGCAATGCAATTACCCGTTTGACTCTTGAGAAAATAAAAAAGCTCCGTTTTCCCATACCCCCCACTCTCGCCGAACAAGAAGCCATAGCCGAAGCCTTAAGCGATGCGGATGCCCTCATCGAATCCTTGGAGCAACTCATCACCAAAAAACGCCAGATTAAACAAGGCGCCATGCAGGAATTGCTTACCGGAAAAAAGCGGCTGCCGGGTTTTCAAACCAAGCCCGGCTACAAACAGACTGAGGTGGGGGTAATTCCTGAGGATTGGGTAGTCGAATCCGTCGAAAACATTGCCCATATCACGACTGGTGGGAAAAACACTCAAGACCGTATTGATGACGGTGAGTTTCCATTTTTCGTCCGTTCCCAGACAGTTGAGCGTATCAACACCTATTCCTTTGACGGAGAAGCTGTCTTAACAGCCGGAGACGGCGTTGGAACAGGCAAGGTATATCACTACGTCAATGGGAAGTTCGATGTGCATCAGCGCGTTTACCGTATTTCGAATTTCAACCGAGAAGTAAATGGCTACTTTTTCTACCTGTATTTCAGCACTCATTTTTATGACCGCATCATGCAAATGACAGCCAAGTCATCGGTTGACTCAGTTCGAAGAGAGATGATCGCAAAAATGCTTATTCCGCTTCCTCCTCTCAAGCAGGAACAAAACACTATCGCCACCATCCTAATCGACATGGACGCCGAAATAACCGCTCTCGAAGCCAAGGTCACCAAAGCCCGCCAAATTAAGCAGGGCATGATGCAGGATCTCTTAACCGGGAGGATTCGCCTCGTATGAAAGAATCCCAGCATATCGAATGGAAAGAAACTTGGCGGAACGAGTATCTCATCCAAGAAACTACCCAGATCACTCCCCCGATCACTCCCCCGATCACTCCCCCAATCACTACCCCAAACCAATTGGTGTCCTTGATCCTGGCGAAACCCGAAATCTCGCAGAAGGAGCTATCGGACGCACTGGGTTTGACCCGCGATGGAATCAAATATCACCTGACTAAAATGAAGAGAGACGGGGTGATCCGTCATGTCGGGCCGGCGCGCGGCGGATGTTGGGAGGTGTTGAAATGAACAGGATCGGCCAGTCCGAACGCGCCACCCAGAATCGCATCATCGCCCTGTTCCAGGATGAACTGCATTACCGTTACCTTGGCGACTGGTCCGACCGCGACGGCAACAGCAACATTGAGGAAAAGCGGCTCAGGACCTACCTGACCGAATCCGGCTACACCCCGGCGCAGATCAACGTGGCCGTTCACAAACTGCGCACCGAGGCGGACAATCACAACCGCGGGCTCTACGGTAACAACCAGGCCGTTTACAACCTGCTGCGCTACGGCGTGCCCGTGAAAACCGAAGCCGGTATCCCTACGGAAACCGTCCACCTCATCAACTGGCGGAAGCCGGATAGAAACGACTTTGCGATTGCCGAGGAAGTGACGCTCAAGGGAAATCTCGAACGGCGGCCGGACCTGGTGCTTTATGTGAACGGGATCGCCATCGGCTTAATAGAACTCAAAAACAGCCGCGTCAGCATCGGCGACGGCATCCGGCAACACCTGTCCAACCAGAAAGCCGAATTCAACGAGTGGTTTTTCAGCACGGTGCAGTTCATTTTCGCCGGAAATGATTCCGAGGGGCTGCAATACGGCACCATCGGTACGCCGGAAAAGTACTTTCTCAAGTGGAAAGAGGATGAAGCGGATGACAGCCGCTTCAAGCTGGATAAATACCTGCTAAAGATGTGCGCCAAGGATCGCCTCATTGAGCTAATGCACGACTTTGTGCTTTTTGACGGCGGCGTAAAAAAACTGCCGAGGGTCCACCAGTATTTCGGGATCAAGGCCGCTCAGGAGCAGGTACAGGCGCGCAAAGGCGGTATCATCTGGCAAACCCAGGGCAGCGGCAAGAGCATCGTCATGGTGCTTTTGGCAAAATGGATTCTGGAGAATTATCCCAACGCCCGCGTAGCAATCATCACCGACCGCGACGAGCTGGACAAACAGATCGAGCGGGTTTTCGCCGAGGCGGGTGAGGCCATCAAGCGCACCAGCAGCGGCCGGGATCTTATGGCGCAGCTCGGACAGGCCAAACCGCGACTCCTGTGCTCGCTGGTCCACAAGTTCGGCCGAAAGGACGTGGACGACCTTGATGCCTTCATCCGGGACTTGGAGGCGCAACCCACCCATACGGTGGGTGAGGTCTTCGTATTTGTGGACGAGTGCCACCGGACCCAGAGCGGCAAGCTGCACCGGGTGATGAAGGCCATGATGCCCAATGCGGTCTTCATCGGTTTCACCGGGACGCCCCTGCTCAAAAAAGACAAGAAAACCAGCCTGGAGGTATTCGGCAGCTACATTCACACCTATAAGTTCAGCGAAGGGGTTGAAGACGGGGTGGTGCTGGATCTCATCTATGAGGCGCGGGACATCGACCAGCATCTGGGTTCCGAAGACAAAATCGATGCGTGGTTCGAGGCAAAGACCAGAGGGCTGAACGATTGGCAGAAGGATGAGCTGAAAAAGCAGTGGGGCACGATGCAGAAAGTGCTCAGCTCCAGATCCCGCATGGATCGGGTTGTGAGCGATATCGTCTTTGACTTCAGCGTAAAACCCCGGCTTTCCAACGAACGCGGCAATGCCCTCCTGGTAGCGTCAAGCATCCACGAGGCATGCAAATACTTTACCCTGTTCCAAAAGACACCCTTCAAGGGAAAATGCGCGGTGGTGACCTCCTACAA encodes the following:
- a CDS encoding restriction endonuclease subunit S, which gives rise to MGEAAAVRKGYKQTEVGMIPDDWGTISAYDACLKIQDGTHFSPRPGGNEYLYITSKNIRFGFLDISSAPRIDAAQHRSIFKRCDVRRGDLLLTKDGANTGNVALNTLDEEFSLLSSVAFLRFLPGKHMAEYFLQQILTSQGQRQIQDAMAGNAITRLTLEKIKKLRFPIPPTLAEQEAIAEALSDADALIESLEQLITKKRQIKQGAMQELLTGKKRLPGFQTKPGYKQTEVGVIPEDWVVESVENIAHITTGGKNTQDRIDDGEFPFFVRSQTVERINTYSFDGEAVLTAGDGVGTGKVYHYVNGKFDVHQRVYRISNFNREVNGYFFYLYFSTHFYDRIMQMTAKSSVDSVRREMIAKMLIPLPPLKQEQNTIATILIDMDAEITALEAKVTKARQIKQGMMQDLLTGRIRLV
- a CDS encoding winged helix-turn-helix domain-containing protein, which gives rise to MKESQHIEWKETWRNEYLIQETTQITPPITPPITPPITTPNQLVSLILAKPEISQKELSDALGLTRDGIKYHLTKMKRDGVIRHVGPARGGCWEVLK
- a CDS encoding HsdR family type I site-specific deoxyribonuclease, with protein sequence MNRIGQSERATQNRIIALFQDELHYRYLGDWSDRDGNSNIEEKRLRTYLTESGYTPAQINVAVHKLRTEADNHNRGLYGNNQAVYNLLRYGVPVKTEAGIPTETVHLINWRKPDRNDFAIAEEVTLKGNLERRPDLVLYVNGIAIGLIELKNSRVSIGDGIRQHLSNQKAEFNEWFFSTVQFIFAGNDSEGLQYGTIGTPEKYFLKWKEDEADDSRFKLDKYLLKMCAKDRLIELMHDFVLFDGGVKKLPRVHQYFGIKAAQEQVQARKGGIIWQTQGSGKSIVMVLLAKWILENYPNARVAIITDRDELDKQIERVFAEAGEAIKRTSSGRDLMAQLGQAKPRLLCSLVHKFGRKDVDDLDAFIRDLEAQPTHTVGEVFVFVDECHRTQSGKLHRVMKAMMPNAVFIGFTGTPLLKKDKKTSLEVFGSYIHTYKFSEGVEDGVVLDLIYEARDIDQHLGSEDKIDAWFEAKTRGLNDWQKDELKKQWGTMQKVLSSRSRMDRVVSDIVFDFSVKPRLSNERGNALLVASSIHEACKYFTLFQKTPFKGKCAVVTSYNPQTQDVTKEETGTNTESDKQFIFNTYTALLKDVDAKPGTTKTETYEEKAKDLFTREPANMKLLVVVDKLLTGFDAPPCTYLYIDKSMQDHGLFQAICRTNRLDGEDKEFGYIVDYKDLFKKVENAISVYTSELDHSAPGPAPEVLLQDRLKKGKERLDNALEALSLLCEPVEPPKGELEHIHYFCGNTEIPTDLQEHEPQRAALYKATVSLVRAYVNISDELEPAGYNTADITRIKQRRDHYLVSVR